One genomic window of Devosia salina includes the following:
- a CDS encoding GntR family transcriptional regulator: MSQRAAQSQRALMGVRDLIVSGEIRAGTRLSELALVERLGISRTPLRAALAQLGQEGLVEAIPSGGYAVRSFSREEVIDAIELRGTLEGLALRLAAERGVAPARLGELQRLLEGIDEALRGDVEDMDFDRYVDLNASFHEKLWGLSSQTIRREIERVTSLPFASPSAFLDKQAGVVEFRRSLYGAQTQHRAMVSAIALREGARAEALAREHARLARQNLEFVLDQDRSLIRRVPALSLVVG, from the coding sequence ATGTCGCAACGGGCAGCACAGTCGCAGCGGGCACTAATGGGGGTGCGCGATCTCATCGTTTCCGGCGAAATCCGGGCCGGTACGCGCCTGTCGGAACTGGCGCTGGTGGAGCGGCTGGGTATTTCGCGCACGCCGCTGCGCGCCGCGCTGGCGCAATTGGGCCAGGAGGGGCTGGTGGAGGCCATTCCCTCGGGTGGCTATGCGGTGCGCAGCTTTTCGCGCGAGGAGGTGATCGACGCCATCGAACTGCGCGGGACGCTGGAAGGGCTGGCGCTGCGGCTGGCCGCCGAACGGGGCGTTGCCCCGGCGCGGCTGGGCGAATTGCAGCGCCTGCTCGAGGGGATCGACGAGGCTTTGCGCGGCGATGTCGAGGACATGGATTTCGACCGCTATGTCGATCTTAATGCCAGCTTCCATGAAAAGCTCTGGGGGCTGTCGAGCCAGACGATCAGGCGCGAAATCGAGCGGGTGACGAGCCTGCCCTTTGCCTCGCCCAGCGCGTTTCTCGACAAGCAGGCGGGCGTGGTGGAGTTCCGGCGCTCGCTCTATGGCGCCCAGACCCAGCACCGCGCCATGGTGTCGGCCATTGCGCTGAGGGAAGGCGCCCGTGCCGAGGCGCTGGCGCGCGAGCATGCACGGCTGGCGCGGCAGAATCTGGAATTCGTGCTCGACCAGGATCGCAGCCTGATCAGACGGGTGCCGGCTTTGTCGCTGGTGGTGGGGTAG
- a CDS encoding aromatic ring-hydroxylating dioxygenase subunit alpha, whose amino-acid sequence MGEPTFPLNTWYAVAWDVEVKRELLARTICNKPVVLYRKQDGTAVALADACWHRLLPLSMGELYGDNVICGYHGLEFDDTGRCVYMPSQDTINPSACVKSYPLVERHRFVWLWMGDPALADPALVPDLHWNQDPEWAADGKYIHAKCDYRLVVDNLMDLTHETYVHGSSIGNRAVAEAPFEATHTDTTATITRWMKDIDAPPFWRGQLGKPGNVDRWQIINFQAPSTIAIDVGVAPTGTGAPEGDRSQGVNGFVLNTMTPETDKSCHYFWAFARNYKLDEQARTHELREGVSSIFREDERILEAQQKAIDANPDHVIYNLNIDAGSMWARRLIDRMIAEETAMQAAAE is encoded by the coding sequence ATGGGCGAGCCCACATTTCCGCTGAACACCTGGTATGCCGTGGCCTGGGACGTCGAGGTCAAGCGCGAATTGCTGGCGCGGACGATCTGCAACAAGCCCGTGGTTCTGTACAGAAAGCAGGATGGAACGGCGGTCGCGCTGGCCGATGCCTGCTGGCACCGGTTGCTGCCGCTCTCAATGGGCGAGCTCTATGGCGACAATGTCATCTGCGGCTATCATGGCCTGGAATTCGACGACACCGGCCGTTGTGTATACATGCCGTCGCAAGACACCATTAATCCGTCGGCCTGCGTCAAATCCTATCCGCTGGTCGAGCGGCACCGCTTTGTCTGGCTGTGGATGGGCGACCCGGCGCTGGCCGATCCGGCGCTGGTGCCGGACCTGCACTGGAACCAGGACCCCGAATGGGCGGCGGACGGCAAATATATCCATGCCAAGTGCGACTATCGCCTCGTGGTCGACAATCTGATGGACCTGACGCACGAGACCTATGTGCATGGCTCGTCCATCGGCAATCGCGCGGTGGCCGAGGCGCCGTTCGAAGCCACCCATACCGACACCACCGCCACCATTACCCGCTGGATGAAGGATATCGACGCGCCGCCGTTCTGGCGCGGACAATTGGGCAAGCCGGGCAATGTCGACCGCTGGCAGATCATCAATTTCCAGGCGCCCTCGACCATTGCCATCGATGTGGGGGTCGCGCCCACCGGGACCGGTGCGCCGGAAGGCGATCGCAGCCAGGGCGTCAATGGTTTCGTGCTCAACACCATGACCCCGGAAACGGACAAGAGCTGCCACTATTTCTGGGCCTTTGCCCGCAACTACAAGCTGGACGAGCAGGCCCGCACGCATGAACTGCGCGAAGGCGTGTCGTCGATCTTCCGCGAGGACGAGCGCATTCTCGAGGCCCAGCAGAAGGCGATCGACGCCAATCCCGACCATGTGATCTACAATCTCAACATCGATGCCGGATCGATGTGGGCGCGGCGGCTGATCGACCGGATGATCGCGGAGGAAACCGCCATGCAGGCGGCGGCGGAGTGA
- a CDS encoding 5-methyltetrahydropteroyltriglutamate--homocysteine S-methyltransferase, translated as MAVAKPPYHADVVGSFLRPDSIKQARKARFEDKTLSAEELKAVEDEAIRDVIKMQEDAGLKAVTDGEFRRAWWHFDFMGMLNGLDIIQREGGGIQFHGVHTKQDVPVITDRLSFPADHPMLEHFKFVAANTRVTPKISIPGPSAVHFRIADDDIAVNEYKHDAEAYFEAITLTYKDAVKAFYDAGCRYLQMDDIFFAYLCDPKIRAERKARGEDPDWLIGRYARMMHDAIADRPDDMLIGMHMCRGNFKSTWVAEGAYDPAADAIFNQTDVDIYFMEYDTDRAGGLEPLRLLPKGKKRVLPGFITTKTPELEDLDDLKRKFEAASKYADLDQLGIAPQCGFASTEEGNDLTMDDQRRKLDLVVKTAEAIWGGV; from the coding sequence ATGGCCGTTGCCAAGCCGCCCTATCACGCCGATGTCGTTGGATCGTTTCTGCGCCCCGACAGCATCAAACAGGCCCGCAAGGCCCGCTTCGAGGACAAGACCCTGAGCGCCGAGGAGCTCAAGGCCGTCGAGGACGAAGCCATCCGCGACGTCATCAAGATGCAGGAAGATGCGGGCCTCAAGGCGGTGACCGATGGCGAATTCCGGCGCGCCTGGTGGCATTTCGATTTCATGGGCATGCTCAACGGCCTCGACATCATCCAGCGCGAGGGCGGCGGCATCCAGTTCCATGGCGTCCACACCAAGCAGGACGTGCCGGTGATCACCGACAGGCTCAGCTTTCCTGCCGATCACCCCATGCTCGAGCATTTCAAGTTCGTGGCCGCCAATACCAGGGTGACGCCCAAGATCTCCATCCCCGGCCCCAGCGCCGTGCATTTCCGCATCGCCGACGACGACATTGCGGTCAATGAATACAAGCACGACGCCGAGGCTTACTTCGAAGCCATCACCTTGACCTACAAGGATGCGGTGAAGGCCTTTTATGACGCCGGCTGCCGCTATCTGCAGATGGACGACATCTTCTTTGCCTATCTCTGCGACCCGAAAATCCGCGCCGAGCGCAAGGCCAGGGGCGAGGATCCCGATTGGCTGATCGGCCGCTACGCCAGGATGATGCACGACGCCATTGCCGACCGGCCCGACGACATGCTGATCGGCATGCATATGTGCCGGGGCAATTTCAAATCCACCTGGGTCGCCGAAGGCGCCTATGACCCGGCGGCCGACGCCATCTTCAACCAGACCGATGTCGATATCTATTTCATGGAATACGACACCGACCGCGCCGGTGGCCTCGAGCCGCTCCGCCTCCTGCCCAAGGGCAAGAAGCGCGTCCTGCCTGGCTTCATCACCACCAAGACGCCTGAGCTCGAAGACCTCGATGACTTGAAGCGCAAGTTCGAGGCGGCCAGCAAATATGCCGATCTCGATCAACTCGGCATCGCCCCGCAATGCGGCTTCGCCTCGACCGAAGAGGGCAATGATCTCACCATGGACGACCAGCGCCGCAAGCTCGACCTCGTCGTCAAAACCGCCGAAGCCATCTGGGGCGGGGTCTGA
- a CDS encoding alpha/beta fold hydrolase has translation MSRRILSSTIVAAGLALIASSTISAQEAPPMPQLPEPVESGHADVNGVKIWYQTYGEGEPLVLIHGGFGTVEMFGPNIEALAEGRRVIGVDLQGHGGTGPLGRPMSFAAMATDIAELIKALGYDKADVMGYSLGGATALRIAIDHPDVVDKLVLVSMAHAFGNWHDYNYNGMKAMGEDPAATAESLVGSPMHQAYVAKAPGGEASWLEAVTEVTTFIGQDYDWTDEIAKVTAPTLLIVGDWDAVRISAAARLYELLGGSAQDANWDRSGMGQDHFAVIPNATHYDIINTTAVSEIAIPFLDGYPQASASAE, from the coding sequence ATGTCCAGACGCATTCTATCGTCCACCATTGTCGCGGCAGGCCTTGCCCTGATCGCGTCGAGCACCATTTCGGCCCAGGAGGCCCCGCCCATGCCACAGCTGCCCGAGCCGGTCGAATCCGGTCATGCCGACGTCAATGGCGTCAAGATCTGGTACCAGACCTATGGGGAGGGCGAGCCGCTGGTACTGATCCATGGCGGGTTCGGAACGGTCGAAATGTTCGGTCCCAATATCGAAGCACTGGCGGAGGGACGCAGGGTCATCGGCGTCGACCTGCAGGGGCATGGCGGCACCGGGCCGCTGGGCCGACCGATGAGCTTTGCGGCCATGGCCACCGACATTGCCGAGCTCATCAAGGCGCTCGGCTATGACAAGGCCGATGTCATGGGTTATTCGCTGGGCGGGGCCACGGCCCTGCGTATTGCCATCGATCATCCCGATGTGGTCGACAAGCTTGTGCTGGTCTCGATGGCGCATGCCTTCGGGAATTGGCACGACTATAACTACAATGGCATGAAGGCCATGGGTGAGGACCCGGCTGCCACGGCCGAGAGCCTTGTCGGTTCGCCCATGCATCAGGCCTATGTCGCCAAGGCGCCCGGCGGGGAAGCAAGCTGGCTCGAGGCGGTGACGGAGGTCACGACCTTTATCGGCCAGGACTATGACTGGACCGACGAGATCGCCAAGGTCACGGCGCCGACGCTGCTGATTGTGGGGGATTGGGACGCGGTGCGGATCAGCGCCGCGGCCCGGCTCTATGAGCTACTGGGCGGGAGTGCCCAGGACGCCAATTGGGATCGCTCCGGCATGGGTCAGGACCATTTCGCCGTGATCCCTAATGCCACCCATTACGATATCATCAATACGACGGCAGTCAGCGAGATCGCCATCCCCTTCCTCGATGGCTATCCGCAGGCCTCCGCCTCGGCGGAGTGA
- a CDS encoding aldo/keto reductase → MQFKTLGRTDLKVTDICLGTMTWGSQNSEAEGHAQIAMARDAGINFMDTAELYAVPGSPETSGRTEEIIGNWFTANKDRDKWVLASKIGGGGTSFLRNGSRPSAATLREALEASLRRLKTDYLDLYQIHWASRGHYHFENYWSYRPEKQDRAATLANMEEVLSTMGELVREGKIRHFGLSNETTWGIAQWLKLSEQKNLPRVASVQNEYSLIRRIFDHDLAELSHNEDVGLLAYSPLAGGLLTGKYFDGATPRGSRKDYQKGFWRLNEHSERATRAYHDVAARHGLDPVQMAIAFCRSRPFMTSTIIGATSTEQLAQVLGATDLVLSPEVLADIDATYRQHPRPI, encoded by the coding sequence ATGCAATTCAAGACGCTTGGCCGCACCGATCTCAAGGTCACCGATATTTGCCTGGGCACCATGACCTGGGGCAGCCAGAACAGTGAGGCCGAGGGCCACGCCCAGATCGCCATGGCGCGCGACGCCGGCATCAACTTCATGGACACCGCCGAACTCTATGCCGTGCCCGGCAGCCCCGAAACCAGCGGCCGCACCGAAGAAATCATTGGCAATTGGTTCACCGCGAACAAGGATCGCGACAAATGGGTGCTGGCCAGCAAGATCGGCGGTGGCGGCACCAGTTTCCTGCGCAACGGCTCCCGCCCCAGCGCTGCCACCCTGCGCGAGGCGCTCGAGGCCAGCCTCCGGCGCCTCAAGACCGACTATCTCGATCTCTATCAGATCCACTGGGCCAGCCGCGGCCACTACCACTTCGAGAACTATTGGTCCTATCGCCCCGAAAAGCAGGACCGGGCGGCCACGCTCGCCAATATGGAAGAGGTGCTCTCCACCATGGGCGAGCTGGTGCGCGAGGGCAAGATTCGCCATTTCGGCCTCTCCAACGAGACCACCTGGGGCATCGCCCAATGGCTCAAGCTTTCCGAACAGAAGAACCTGCCGCGCGTCGCCTCGGTACAGAACGAATATAGCCTCATCCGCCGCATCTTCGACCATGACCTGGCCGAATTGAGCCACAACGAGGATGTGGGCCTGCTGGCTTATTCGCCGCTGGCCGGCGGTCTCCTCACCGGCAAATATTTCGATGGCGCCACCCCCAGGGGCAGCCGCAAGGACTATCAGAAGGGGTTCTGGCGGCTCAACGAACATTCCGAGCGCGCCACGAGAGCCTATCACGACGTCGCCGCGCGCCACGGCCTCGATCCGGTGCAGATGGCCATCGCCTTCTGCCGCAGCCGCCCCTTCATGACCTCGACCATTATCGGCGCCACCAGCACCGAACAATTGGCCCAGGTGCTTGGCGCAACCGATCTGGTGCTTTCGCCCGAGGTGCTGGCCGATATCGACGCCACCTATCGCCAGCACCCGCGCCCGATCTGA
- a CDS encoding DUF599 domain-containing protein — protein MTTLFTSIFPLLAYLAYNIIVPQVEKLRPSLSVIMNMQRRRWVANATRRETPFDAILSGNIMQSVSFLASTAVLLVLAVFAVFGQLPTLMEALDSLSLDRVYTVVDVQLHLVIMLTMFVLAFFAFTLSLRQFNHFCIMLGAIDHDRVTTEEEIDAIARMNGLGARNFNSGIRAYYFSVSATAWFVSEWLAVAVCLVTVLVLAHREFFSSAHRTAASAAVMAARHRKDRAP, from the coding sequence GTGACCACGCTCTTCACGTCCATCTTCCCCCTTCTGGCCTACCTCGCCTACAACATCATCGTGCCGCAGGTGGAAAAGCTGCGCCCCTCGCTCTCGGTGATCATGAACATGCAGCGCCGCCGCTGGGTCGCCAACGCCACCCGCCGCGAAACCCCGTTCGACGCCATCCTGTCGGGCAATATCATGCAGTCGGTCAGCTTCCTCGCCTCCACCGCCGTGCTGCTGGTGCTGGCCGTCTTTGCCGTCTTCGGGCAATTGCCCACCCTGATGGAGGCGCTCGATTCCCTCTCGCTCGACCGGGTTTACACCGTGGTGGATGTGCAACTGCACCTGGTCATCATGCTGACCATGTTCGTGCTGGCCTTCTTTGCCTTCACCCTGTCGCTGCGCCAGTTCAACCATTTCTGCATCATGCTCGGCGCGATCGACCACGACCGGGTGACCACCGAAGAGGAGATCGACGCCATCGCCCGCATGAACGGTCTCGGGGCCAGGAATTTCAACAGCGGCATCCGCGCCTATTATTTCTCGGTCTCGGCCACTGCCTGGTTCGTCTCCGAATGGCTGGCCGTCGCGGTCTGCCTGGTCACTGTCCTCGTGCTGGCGCACCGCGAATTCTTTTCCTCGGCGCACCGCACGGCCGCCTCGGCCGCCGTCATGGCCGCCCGGCACCGGAAGGATCGAGCGCCCTGA
- a CDS encoding alpha/beta hydrolase — translation MRRLARAVPYGPDARHRLDVYGPKKPGKGALPVVVFFYGGSWSEGSRSHYGFAAHALAALGYVVAVPDYRLVPDAEYPAFMRDCARAVEWVSHNIAAHGGDWTRLVLAGHSAGAYNAATLALDPQWLPAATRATLAGVIGLSGPYDFYPFDSPISQRVFGQATDGAGTQPINHVDAAAPPMLLVAGGRDELVLPRNSERLGAAVQAAGQRATLRLYPRLGHAGTLLALSLPLRWLAPVRRDCRAFLGEVTRPARPDAPLRALDPSGAGRP, via the coding sequence GTGCGCCGCCTGGCGCGCGCGGTGCCCTATGGCCCGGATGCGCGGCACCGGCTGGATGTCTATGGCCCGAAAAAGCCCGGCAAGGGCGCGCTGCCGGTGGTGGTGTTCTTCTATGGCGGATCGTGGAGCGAGGGGAGCCGCAGCCATTACGGCTTTGCCGCCCATGCGCTGGCAGCGCTGGGCTATGTTGTGGCGGTGCCGGACTATCGGCTGGTGCCGGACGCCGAATATCCCGCCTTCATGCGCGACTGCGCCCGGGCCGTGGAATGGGTGAGCCACAATATCGCCGCCCATGGCGGGGACTGGACGCGGCTGGTGCTCGCCGGACATTCGGCCGGTGCCTATAATGCGGCGACACTGGCTCTCGATCCGCAATGGTTGCCGGCGGCGACCCGAGCGACGCTTGCGGGCGTGATCGGGCTCTCGGGCCCCTATGACTTCTATCCTTTCGACAGCCCGATCTCGCAGCGCGTGTTCGGGCAGGCGACCGATGGGGCGGGCACGCAGCCGATCAATCATGTGGACGCGGCGGCGCCGCCCATGCTGCTGGTGGCCGGCGGGCGGGACGAGCTGGTGCTGCCGCGCAACAGCGAGCGGCTCGGCGCGGCCGTGCAGGCGGCGGGGCAGCGCGCCACGCTCAGGCTCTATCCGCGGCTGGGTCATGCCGGAACGCTGCTGGCCCTCAGCCTGCCGCTGCGCTGGCTGGCACCGGTGCGGCGCGATTGCCGGGCGTTCCTGGGCGAGGTGACGCGGCCCGCGCGCCCCGATGCGCCGCTCAGGGCGCTCGATCCTTCCGGTGCCGGGCGGCCATGA
- a CDS encoding (2Fe-2S)-binding protein, whose amino-acid sequence MLVCQCNMITSREIEDIVLDLLKADPWQLVVPAKVYAELNRRAKCSGCVPNVVDIIVRVTENYHAQQAHEPAELVQLQSGLEKLKKQRNGVRRERRSTSHRAA is encoded by the coding sequence ATGCTTGTGTGCCAGTGCAACATGATCACCTCCCGGGAGATCGAGGACATCGTGCTCGATCTCTTGAAGGCTGATCCGTGGCAATTGGTGGTTCCCGCCAAGGTTTACGCCGAACTCAACCGTCGCGCGAAATGCTCGGGCTGTGTCCCGAATGTGGTGGACATTATCGTCCGCGTCACAGAAAATTATCACGCACAGCAAGCCCATGAGCCCGCCGAACTGGTCCAGCTCCAGTCGGGGCTCGAAAAGCTCAAGAAGCAACGGAACGGAGTACGTCGTGAAAGGCGAAGCACAAGTCATCGAGCGGCTTAA
- the bfr gene encoding bacterioferritin — protein sequence MKGEAQVIERLNEALFLELGAVNQYWVHYRLLDDWGYKRLASKERAESIEEMHHADKLIERIIFLEGHPNLQRVAPLRIGQTIKEVLEADLAGEYDARTAYKASRELCEQLGDYVSKNLFEELLADEEGHIDFLETQLDLLDKIGPEKYGQLNSAPADEAE from the coding sequence GTGAAAGGCGAAGCACAAGTCATCGAGCGGCTTAACGAGGCCCTTTTCCTCGAGCTCGGCGCGGTCAACCAGTACTGGGTGCATTACCGCCTGTTGGACGATTGGGGCTATAAGCGCCTGGCGTCCAAGGAGCGCGCCGAATCCATCGAGGAGATGCACCACGCAGATAAGCTCATCGAGCGCATCATTTTCCTGGAGGGCCACCCCAACCTGCAGCGGGTCGCGCCGCTCCGCATCGGCCAGACCATCAAGGAAGTGCTCGAAGCCGATCTCGCCGGCGAATATGACGCCCGCACGGCCTACAAGGCCAGCCGCGAACTCTGCGAACAGCTGGGCGACTATGTCTCCAAGAACCTGTTCGAGGAATTGCTGGCCGATGAGGAAGGCCATATCGACTTCCTCGAAACCCAGCTCGACCTGCTCGACAAGATCGGTCCGGAAAAATACGGCCAGCTCAATTCCGCTCCGGCCGACGAAGCCGAGTAA
- a CDS encoding VOC family protein, producing MQFHTGRLIDHVHLRASNVATTRYFYEKALAVLGIPITARGEGWFQVDELFVDAADARTAPSHVHLAFQARDRDTVDAFYRAALAAGGTDNGAPGERHYHPGYYACFVLDPDGNNIEAVFHGPSTRSAPSVLIEPTP from the coding sequence ATGCAGTTTCACACCGGCCGCCTGATCGACCACGTCCATCTGCGCGCCAGCAACGTCGCCACCACCCGCTATTTCTACGAGAAGGCCCTTGCCGTTCTGGGCATTCCCATCACCGCCAGGGGCGAGGGCTGGTTTCAGGTCGACGAACTCTTCGTCGACGCCGCCGATGCCCGCACCGCGCCCAGCCATGTCCATCTGGCCTTCCAGGCCAGGGATCGCGACACTGTCGACGCCTTTTATCGCGCCGCCCTGGCCGCCGGCGGCACCGACAATGGCGCGCCCGGCGAGCGCCACTATCACCCCGGCTATTATGCCTGCTTCGTCCTCGACCCCGATGGCAACAATATCGAAGCGGTCTTTCACGGCCCCAGCACGCGCTCGGCTCCCTCGGTCCTCATCGAACCCACGCCCTGA
- a CDS encoding tautomerase family protein — MPIVRVEIAKGVASTDQKKAVIRRMTDVLVEELGRNPEYVFVVIDEVDTDNWGRKGQSLTELWQERQSRPDGEPS, encoded by the coding sequence ATGCCCATCGTCAGAGTGGAAATCGCCAAAGGCGTAGCCTCGACCGACCAGAAGAAGGCCGTCATCCGCCGCATGACCGACGTGCTGGTCGAGGAACTGGGTCGCAATCCGGAATATGTCTTTGTCGTCATCGACGAGGTCGATACCGACAATTGGGGCCGCAAGGGCCAGTCACTGACCGAGCTCTGGCAGGAGCGGCAGTCCAGGCCGGACGGCGAACCCTCCTAG
- a CDS encoding nucleotidyltransferase family protein, producing the protein MPNHLRHAGVDPETQRLVLIEIIRAQPHLMAILEGMNALGLPDALLGSGAIYNSVWNVLTGRPALTGINDADVVYFDDNDLSYAAEDAVIRRAEAQFAGLPIPVELRNQARVHLWFSERFGFDYPQLTCSADMMLYFASKTHAVAARLEADGTISIHAPFGLDDMFSFRVTPNPVLPNRATHERKAARAKAIWPELEIVPWPAEEAGT; encoded by the coding sequence ATGCCCAACCATCTTCGCCATGCCGGGGTCGATCCGGAGACACAGCGCCTCGTGCTGATCGAGATCATCAGGGCGCAGCCGCACCTGATGGCCATTCTCGAGGGGATGAACGCACTCGGCCTGCCCGATGCGCTGCTGGGGTCGGGGGCCATCTACAATAGTGTGTGGAACGTGCTGACGGGGCGGCCAGCGCTGACCGGGATCAATGATGCGGATGTGGTTTATTTTGACGATAACGACCTCAGCTATGCGGCCGAGGACGCGGTGATCCGGCGGGCCGAAGCGCAGTTTGCCGGCCTGCCGATCCCGGTCGAGCTGCGCAACCAGGCGCGGGTGCATCTGTGGTTTTCGGAGCGGTTCGGGTTCGATTATCCGCAGCTGACCTGCAGCGCCGACATGATGCTCTATTTTGCGAGCAAGACCCATGCGGTGGCGGCGCGGCTGGAGGCCGATGGCACGATTTCCATCCATGCGCCATTCGGGCTCGACGACATGTTTTCGTTTCGCGTCACCCCCAATCCGGTCCTGCCGAACCGGGCGACGCATGAGCGCAAGGCAGCCCGGGCCAAGGCCATCTGGCCGGAGCTGGAGATCGTGCCCTGGCCGGCCGAAGAGGCCGGGACGTGA